The following proteins are encoded in a genomic region of Phycisphaerales bacterium:
- a CDS encoding FG-GAP-like repeat-containing protein — protein sequence MQSLRTSTAARTTLAIAATTLVPAVAIGQACGPTQIFTPQAAYGVGSEPVSVATGDLNGDGLADLAVANFVSQDVSVLLNDGDGGFATEVRYGPHGLPRSVAIGDLDGDGDNDLAVADQGLSAVAVLLNDGDGAFADAVLYDAGEWAYSVAIGDLDGDGDGDLVVTNARRDDISILMNNGDATFAPEVRYIVEQGPVSVCIGDLDGDGDADVAVANRTRLFDSVSVLLNRGDGTLASPVNYFAGHEPLGLAMGDLDGDGDADLAAANTSGDGTMVLLNNGDGTFAPAVSYGPRMESRSVAIADLDRDGDNDLLVTNSDLSLGPGVTALLNDGGGVFDRGVAYDAGGWTGSAAVDDLDGDGDPDLAVTNVRSRSVGVLLNRCDCPADFDGDGALTVFDFLAFQDAFDTGDMIADFDGDSILTIFDLLAFQNRFDAGC from the coding sequence ATGCAGTCGCTTCGCACAAGCACCGCCGCACGCACCACGCTCGCCATTGCCGCGACCACACTGGTCCCCGCCGTCGCGATCGGGCAGGCGTGCGGTCCCACGCAGATCTTCACGCCCCAGGCGGCGTACGGGGTGGGATCCGAACCGGTCTCGGTGGCGACGGGCGACCTCAACGGCGACGGCCTCGCCGACCTGGCCGTGGCCAACTTCGTGAGCCAGGACGTCAGCGTGCTGCTCAACGACGGCGATGGCGGCTTCGCGACCGAGGTGCGCTACGGCCCGCACGGGCTGCCCCGGTCCGTGGCGATCGGTGACCTCGACGGCGACGGCGACAATGACCTGGCCGTGGCCGACCAGGGGCTGAGCGCCGTGGCCGTGCTGCTCAACGACGGCGACGGCGCGTTCGCGGACGCCGTGCTCTACGACGCGGGCGAATGGGCCTATTCCGTCGCGATCGGCGACCTGGACGGCGATGGCGACGGCGACCTGGTCGTGACGAACGCGCGGAGGGACGACATCAGCATCCTGATGAACAACGGGGACGCCACCTTCGCGCCCGAGGTGCGGTACATCGTGGAACAGGGCCCCGTATCGGTCTGCATCGGCGACCTGGATGGCGACGGCGACGCCGACGTGGCGGTGGCCAACCGGACCCGCCTCTTCGACAGCGTGAGCGTGCTGCTGAACCGGGGGGACGGCACCCTCGCGTCCCCCGTGAACTATTTTGCGGGCCATGAGCCCCTTGGCCTGGCGATGGGCGACCTCGATGGCGACGGTGACGCCGACCTTGCCGCGGCCAATACCTCCGGGGACGGCACCATGGTGCTGCTCAACAACGGCGACGGCACGTTCGCGCCCGCCGTCTCGTACGGCCCGCGCATGGAGTCGCGGTCCGTGGCGATCGCCGATCTGGACCGCGACGGCGACAACGATCTGCTCGTGACGAACAGCGATCTGAGCCTTGGGCCGGGCGTCACCGCGCTGCTGAACGACGGCGGCGGCGTCTTCGATCGAGGCGTGGCCTACGACGCGGGGGGCTGGACCGGATCCGCCGCGGTCGATGATCTGGACGGCGACGGCGACCCCGATCTGGCCGTGACCAATGTCCGGAGCCGCAGCGTCGGCGTGCTGCTCAACCGCTGCGACTGCCCGGCCGACTTCGACGGCGACGGCGCGCTGACCGTCTTCGACTTCCTGGCGTTCCAGGACGCCTTCGACACGGGCGACATGATCGCCGACTTCGACGGCGACAGCATCCTGACCATCTTCG
- a CDS encoding GC-type dockerin domain-anchored protein, which produces MTPNSPARVLLVAAGLALLASTTARAQFTPVERIRPPQPAPFDGFGSGVAVRGDRVLVTAPADDDIAPEAGLAFLYDAATGTLVRTLGEPGLVGSDRYGDACAMGPAAAIVSAWGGGSGGGAIYLYDPGTGNLLDAYAPVGLGSGDRFGFSLDTDGDLAIAGAPNADGVSPATGAAILLDVGVPRAVAQLGRLGAVDGSQGAGFGFAVALHGGYALVGAPRESALAPSAGAAYLFDVSDPLRPAQVARLTASDAEPFDFFGKSVALHGTVAVVGAPDADQPEVSGAGAAYIFDISDPANPQEVAVLGEPDAGVLGNFGLSVATDGAAVLVGAPNHDGGAPNSGIVYVYDAATGAATGAIAADAPSFAAGFGTSLDLTGRDLAVGAPQAEVAGDRAGSAYLYAAACRADLDGDGEPTIFDFLAFQNLFDAGDPAADFDGDGSLTLFDFLAFQNAFDAGC; this is translated from the coding sequence ATGACCCCGAATTCCCCTGCACGCGTGCTGCTCGTAGCCGCCGGCCTGGCCCTGCTGGCCAGCACCACCGCTCGGGCCCAGTTCACGCCCGTCGAGCGCATCAGGCCGCCGCAGCCGGCCCCATTCGACGGCTTCGGGTCGGGCGTGGCGGTGCGGGGCGACCGTGTACTCGTCACCGCGCCGGCCGACGACGACATTGCGCCCGAGGCAGGGCTGGCGTTCCTCTACGACGCCGCCACCGGCACGCTCGTGCGCACGCTGGGCGAGCCGGGCCTGGTGGGCAGCGATCGCTACGGCGACGCCTGCGCGATGGGGCCCGCCGCGGCGATCGTGTCGGCGTGGGGCGGTGGCTCGGGCGGCGGGGCCATCTACCTGTACGACCCGGGCACCGGCAATCTTCTTGACGCCTACGCCCCCGTCGGTCTGGGCAGCGGCGATCGGTTCGGCTTCTCGCTGGACACCGACGGCGACCTGGCGATCGCAGGCGCACCCAATGCCGACGGCGTGTCCCCGGCGACCGGGGCGGCCATCCTGCTGGACGTCGGCGTGCCCCGGGCCGTCGCGCAGCTCGGCCGGCTGGGCGCCGTCGACGGCTCGCAGGGGGCCGGCTTTGGCTTCGCCGTCGCGTTGCACGGCGGGTACGCGCTCGTGGGCGCCCCCCGCGAGAGCGCCCTGGCGCCCTCGGCCGGCGCGGCCTACCTCTTCGACGTGTCCGACCCGCTGCGGCCCGCGCAGGTCGCCAGGCTCACCGCCAGCGACGCCGAGCCGTTCGACTTCTTCGGAAAGTCCGTGGCGCTGCACGGCACGGTCGCCGTCGTGGGCGCGCCCGACGCCGACCAGCCGGAGGTCAGCGGCGCGGGCGCGGCGTACATCTTCGATATCAGCGATCCCGCCAACCCGCAGGAGGTCGCCGTGCTGGGCGAGCCCGACGCGGGCGTGCTGGGCAACTTCGGGCTGTCGGTCGCCACCGATGGCGCCGCCGTGCTCGTGGGCGCACCGAACCACGACGGGGGCGCGCCCAACTCCGGCATCGTGTACGTCTACGACGCCGCCACGGGCGCGGCCACGGGCGCCATCGCCGCCGATGCGCCAAGCTTCGCGGCCGGCTTCGGCACGAGCCTGGACCTCACCGGCCGCGACCTGGCCGTCGGCGCCCCCCAGGCCGAGGTCGCCGGCGACCGCGCGGGCTCGGCGTACCTCTACGCCGCCGCGTGCCGCGCCGACCTGGACGGCGATGGCGAACCGACGATCTTTGATTTCCTTGCCTTCCAGAACCTCTTCGACGCGGGCGACCCGGCCGCCGACTTCGACGGCGACGGCAGCCTGACCCTGTTTGACTTCCTGGCCTTCCAGAACGCGTTCGACGCCGGGTGCTAG